Proteins encoded by one window of Lasioglossum baleicum chromosome 4, iyLasBale1, whole genome shotgun sequence:
- the LOC143207811 gene encoding uncharacterized protein LOC143207811 produces the protein MQLNVELIPNGARICSAHFTENYFKIVHGRRILAPNALPHIERAIEDTQNDIIMPSTSASDTSKVDRATSPIPGCSDFVDQSTSMSPKKEENSLEKEYLQKQLQDTRNFI, from the exons ATGCAGCTAAATGTAGAGTTGATTCCAAATGGAGCAAGAATCTGTTCCGCACATTTTACAGAAAATTACTTCAAGATTGTACATGGTAGAAGGATACTTGCACCAAATGCACTACCACATATAG AACGTGCAATTGAGGATACTCAAAATGATATAATTATGCCGTCAACTTCTGCATCGGATACATCTAAAGTAGATAGAGCAACATCTCCCATCCCTGGATGCAGTGACt TTGTGGATCAGTCTACAAGTATGTCACCGAagaaagaggaaaactctttggAAAAAGAATACCTTCAAAAACAACTGCAAGACacaagaaattttatataa